A DNA window from Mycolicibacter hiberniae contains the following coding sequences:
- a CDS encoding DUF742 domain-containing protein, whose amino-acid sequence MTDSPAGWARRNAPQPLETEPNLVRPYTLTAGRTHTEVPLPLEAPLQALPTAPPHQWPLSDPRGRIVELCQAAPSLAEISARLNLPLGVARVLVGDLVTSGYLRVRATLTEASTHDERRDLIGRTLRGLRALG is encoded by the coding sequence ATGACGGACAGCCCCGCGGGGTGGGCGCGCCGAAACGCGCCGCAGCCCCTGGAAACTGAGCCCAATCTGGTGCGTCCCTACACGCTGACCGCCGGCAGAACCCACACCGAGGTTCCCCTGCCGCTGGAAGCCCCGTTGCAGGCACTACCGACGGCTCCGCCCCATCAATGGCCGCTCAGCGATCCGCGTGGGCGGATCGTCGAACTATGTCAGGCGGCTCCGTCGCTCGCCGAGATCTCCGCTCGGCTGAACCTGCCCCTGGGCGTGGCCCGCGTCCTGGTGGGGGACCTGGTCACGTCGGGATACCTACGGGTGCGTGCCACACTGACCGAGGCATCCACCCATGACGAACGCCGAGACCTGATAGGAAGGACGCTTCGTGGCCTACGAGC
- a CDS encoding roadblock/LC7 domain-containing protein, producing MTFPTDPTGHRRSADASLDWLVSNFAREVPGVAHAVLVSVDGLTVAASEHLPTERADQLAAVASGLASLATGASQLFEGGRVLQSVVEMEHGYLLLMRVGDGSHLATLASTSSDIGQIGYEMAILVERVGAVVQSSRRAAPSRGTPTGGAGE from the coding sequence ATGACTTTCCCCACCGACCCCACCGGACACCGCCGTAGCGCCGACGCCTCCCTGGATTGGCTGGTGTCGAACTTCGCGCGCGAGGTCCCCGGGGTGGCGCACGCGGTGCTGGTGTCCGTCGATGGTCTGACCGTCGCGGCCAGCGAGCACCTGCCCACCGAGCGGGCCGACCAGTTGGCCGCTGTCGCGTCCGGCCTGGCCAGCCTGGCAACCGGTGCCTCGCAGCTCTTCGAGGGCGGCCGGGTACTGCAGTCGGTGGTGGAGATGGAGCACGGCTACCTGCTGCTGATGCGGGTCGGGGACGGCTCGCACCTGGCGACGCTGGCCAGTACCTCCAGTGACATCGGGCAGATCGGCTACGAGATGGCGATCCTGGTGGAACGAGTCGGAGCAGTGGTCCAGTCGTCGCGCCGCGCGGCCCCGTCGCGGGGCACCCCCACGGGAGGTGCCGGTGAATGA